The Thermoproteales archaeon sequence CCCGGTAAACTATATTCTGGGATTTACCTTGAAGAAAAATAAAATAGCTAAAGATCTAGAATTAGCAAGAGCAAAAAGAGCCGCTGTAAAAGGAGATGTCATAAAGATAAACGTTGAAGGTAAATTTACGTGCTGGCTTGTTAGATCTTCTAAGGGAGATAAGTTTTACATTATAATTCCAGAAAGATTTTGCTCTTGCTCTAACTTTATCTTTAGAAAGATTTTAAAGAGAGGAAAAATATGCTATCATCTCCTAGCTCAAAGGTACGCCGCAGAACACGGTCTCGAA is a genomic window containing:
- a CDS encoding SWIM zinc finger family protein, which produces PVNYILGFTLKKNKIAKDLELARAKRAAVKGDVIKINVEGKFTCWLVRSSKGDKFYIIIPERFCSCSNFIFRKILKRGKICYHLLAQRYAAEHGLEREVKINWIEFEEKYFRKIVLGILS